CTAGTTTAACTCCTTTAGGAATTGCGATCGCGGTTGCTAAAGATCGGGCAATTGAATCTTTCTTACAGATTGGCGATCGCTTTGTCTTAAATGTCTTAGAAGAAGGAAATTATCAGCATCTAATTAGACATTTTCTCAAACGCTTTCCCCCTGGTGCAGACAGATTTGCAGGCATTAAAACCGTACCTGCTAGCAACGGTTCACCGATTATTGCCGAATCTCTAGCTTACATCGAATGCGAAGTAAGTAACCGCTTGGAATGTAGCGATCACTGGATTGTTTATAGCAATGTACAAGCTGGCAGAGTCGCTAAGTTAGATGTCTTGACGGCGGTGCATCATCGTAAGGTTGGCAATCATTATTAGGTAATAGGTAATAAGAAGCTAACAACTAATAACTAATAACTAAATATAATGTATGAACCCGTTGATAAGCCCCCAACTCCCTGGTATAAATGGCTAAATAATGGCGGAGTGATTAAAGTTTTAGAATTTATCCAAGACTTTATTATTATTTCTCTCTGTATCGGTTTATTTGGCTTCATGACGCTTCAGTTGCGAGAGATGTTTGTCTCTTTACTACCGCCTATAAACTTCACGCAAGTCACGGCTGATATTCTGTTTATCCTGATTTTGGTCGAATTATTTCGCTTATTAATCATTTATCTCCAAGAACGTCGAGTTTCTATTGGTGTGGCAGTAGAGGTTTCCATTGTTTCGGTTTTGAGAGAAATTATCGTCAAGGGAATTTTAGATATTCATTGGAGTCAGGTATTAGCCACCTGTTCTTTCTTATTAGTTTTAGCGGTTTTGTTAGTAGTCAGAGTTTGGCTACCGCCTACCTTTGAAGGTGTCGACCCCGAACAAAAAATAACCGAACGATATAAACAAAAAGTAGGGGCAAACGGTAAAACAGAGTATTAGCTCTTAGCTTTTAGCTCTTTACTACTTTTCTCCTTATAGCCTATTTCCTTATCCCTCATCCCTCATCATTCATAAAGCCATGAAACAAACAACTATTCAACCAACAGCTAAAAAAAGAGATGTTCAAGTAGCAGAAATTGCTACTAATACTCAAGTATTGCGATCGCGTACTTGGGATAGATTGAAGTTTGAAGTTGAATATTCCCGCCAAAAAGGCACGACTTCTAATTCTTATTTGATTCAAGCCGATAAAATTGCTCTAATCGATCCGCCAGGACAATCTTTTACGCAAATTTATTTGGACACATTAGAACAGCAGCTTGACTTAAAAAAGCTAGATTATATTATCCTACAGCACGTTAATCCTAATCGCTTGGCAACCATACAGGCTTTAGCAGGACAAGCACCCCAAGCCAAAATAATTTGCTCAAAACCAGCCGTTAATGCCCTCAAGGGTGCTTTAATGTTTCCTCAACGGCGATCGCGAATTCAAGTAGTTAGAGACAATGATACTTTAGACTTGGGACAGGGACATCAACTAAAGTTTATCAGCGTAACTACTCCTCGTTGGGTTGATGGACTATGTACCTACGATCCTCAAAGCAAAATTCTTTACACTGATAAGTTTTTTGGGGCGCACTTATGCGATGATTCTATCTTTGATGATCATTGGAAACAATTAGGTATAGACCGCCGTTTCTATTTTGACTGTCTTCATGCTAGCCAAACCAAACAATTAGAAGCTGCTTTAGCTAAATTTGCGCCTTTAACTGCTAAAGTTTACGCCCCTGCTCATGGTTCGTTAGTTAGATATAGCCTCAGTCGTTTTAGCTACGATTATCAGCAGTGGTGTCAAGAAAAAACTGCTCAAGAATTTAAAGTAGTTCTGCTTTATGCTTCTGCTTATGGCAGCACTGCCACTATTGCTAATGCGATCGCCCATGGATTAATACAGTCGGGAGTAGCAGTAGAATCAATTAACTGCGAACTTGTTACCTCTGAAGAAATTACCACAGCAATTCAAGCCTGTGATGGTTTTATCATTGGTTCGCCGACATTAGGGGGTCATGCACCAACTCAAATTCAAACCGCATTAGGAATCGTGTTAGCTACCGCAGCGAAAACCAAGTTAGCAGGTGTGTTTGGTTCTTATGGTTGGAGTGGTGAAGCGATCGCCATGTTAGAAAATAAGTTAAAAGATGCTCATTATAGCTTCGGATTTGAACCGATCCGTGTCCGTTTTAGTCCCACTACCGCTATTTTAAAAGAATGTATCCAGGCAGGACAAGAATTTACTCAAAGACTGAAAAAATCGAAAAAACTGCGTAGTCCTCGTCAAGCTGTCACCGAAATTCAGATCGATCGCACTGAACAAGCAGTGGGTAGAATTGTTGGTTCGATCTGCGTCTTAACTACCTGTCAGGATAATAATCATAGGGGTGTGTTGACTTCTTGGGTGTCTCAAGCAACTTTTAATCCTCCTGGGGTAATGGTTGCGGTGGCTGAATCACAAAATATGGATTTAATAAGTAACCCAGGAGATAAGTTTGTGCTAAATATCCTTGAAGAAGGTAGAACTATTAGAAGAAACTTCAGTAATCAGAGTAGTGATTCTTTTTATAATGTAACTACCAAAACCGCCACCAATGGCTGCTTGATTATTGAAGAAGCATTAGCTAACGTTGAATGTACTGTCCACAGCCGTTTGCCATCAGGCGATCGCACTTTAATTTATGCAGTGGTAGACCAAGGTGAAGTGTCAGAATTAAATGGGATTACGGCAATTCAACACCGTAAGTCAGGCAGTCATTATTAACTACCTGGACTCACTATAAATTGGAGTTAAGCAGCATCGAGACAATTAGTTAGTTCATTGGAAAATGTATTACTAAGATTGAAACATCGTTATGGCTACGAGCGATCGCTTCGGGGATAGTACCGACAGCCGATCTTTGGCGCAGTCTGGCTTCTGTACTTTTGACAGGAAAGAGTAATAGATCGTCACGGTGAATTTTCTGGGAAACTTCCTTGATAAAATTGCCCTGTGCTTGATCGATAACAACATCTTGATTGAGTTTAGCTAATTCTTTAGAAGTCAGTTGAATTTGCTTTTTGCTGACTACCACTAATACTTCCAAGCTAGTTTTTAATTCGCTAGCTAACATTTGCGCAATATTAATAGTTTGTTCAAATTCATCTGCTAGTGCCTGTCTTTTGGTAACAGTTAAGAAAACTCTGGCGGTATTGGCAATAGGCTGAACAAAGCGAGTAATTAAGACAGGAATAGGTAGTTGCAAGGCAACGTTATCGATTACACTGCCAAAAAAGTTGTCTTGATAGGTAGAATAGCCTTTCCAACCACAGACTACCAGACTGACATCCCGTTCAATTGCTGTACGCACAATTCCCCGATCGATTCCATCATCTACTCTAGCGATAGTTTCTACCGTCGCATTGGCAGCATGGGCAAGAGTTTCTGCTGTTTCCAATAGCTTGCGCTGCTGTATTCTCGCATCAAGAGAAACTGCTTCGTGGCGATCGCTTAAAATATTGAGAGGGAAAAGAATTCCATTGGAAGTTTTGGCAAGAATTAAAGCTAAATTTAATAGGTTGTCTTCGTTATTAGGATTTGCTACAGGGACTAAAACCCGCTGTGCCAAAACTTTAGTCTTACTAATAGCAGTTGGAGTCTTCTCAGCAGTGGTAATTTGTCTACCCCATCTTTCGGTTACCAAAGGAGAGGCAATACAGGTAAAAAGAATCATTGCCACAATGCCATTTACCGTAGTGCGATCGACTAACTTGATTTCATAAGCCACGGTAATTGCGGCTAGGGTAGATGCAGCTTGCGCGATGGATAGCCCAAACATAACCATCGTGCTGGGAAATTTAAAGCCAAACCATTTTCCCGCACCCCAAGCAGCAAGAAATTTACTAATTAATTCGGCAACAATCATTACTGCTGCGATGACTAATGATTTAGGTTCACGAATTAAAATTAGCGGATCGATCAGCATCCCGACAGATATCAGGAAAAACGGCACAAATAAGGTGTTGCCAATAAACTGAATCCGATTCATTAAGGGACTTAATTGGGGAATTAAGGGCGTTAAGGCAATTCCTGCCAAAAATGCGCCAATAATCGGCTCAATTTCGATTAAACCCGCAACGTAGGAGACAACAAACAATGTTGCTAAGACAAAAATAAATTCGGCACTTTCATCATGTCCAAATTTAGCAAAAAACCAGCGTCCAATTTTGGGTACACCCCATAAGGTTGCCAAAGTATAAATGGTTAACGCAGGAATCAGAAACAGCCAAAAACTTATAGTAAGTTCGCCTGAAAAGGCTTTGACTACTACCGCTAAAACCAGTAAAGCCAAAACGTTGGTGATTAATGTCCCTCCCAGGGTGACATTAACCGCTGGCGATCGCATAATGCCCAGTTTGCTTAAGATTGGCAGTGCTAGTAAAGTATGGGAAGCAAAGCAGGAAGCCACCAATATTGCTGGCAAGATGCCGTATCCCACCAGCATCATCGCCGCCGTACCGATAATCATCGGCGCTAGAAAAGTGGCTAGACCAAAGATAATGGCTTTATCCCTGTTGTCTTTGAGATCGTCGAGGCTAGTCTCTAAACCTGCCATAAACATTAGAAACAACAGACCAATCGTACCCAACAAGATAATATTGCTGTTTCTTTCTAACAATCCTAGTCCTTTAGGGCCAAAAACTACCCCAGCTAAAATTAAGCCAACAATACCAGGCAGGCGAAATCGCTCGAATAATAGAGGCGCAACCAACATGATAGCCAAAATCATCAAGAAAACGGCTACAGGATCGCGTATAGGTTTCAATGCTAAAGAAAAAACTGCAAAGGTTATCATGGCAAGATTGTGTTACATTTTCAGATGCTACATAGCTATCTAATGATAGTTGCAAATTTACCAAGAATAGGTGTGTATTATGCGGGTGAAACAACCATTGCGATCGGCGATCGATTTACTTTTTTTGAAATCGCCCTTAGAAGCTCAACTGATTGTAACTCGCCGTTGTAACTTAAGTTGTGGTTACTGTACCGAGTTCGACAACTATTCTTCTCCAGTACCTCTAGAGCTTTTAAAAGAACGAATTGATGCGATTCATCGATTGCGCGTCGTCAATACTTCTCTTTTAGGTGGCGAACCATTAATGCATCCCGACATCGTTGAGATTATTAAATATTCTAATCGAAAAAATCAGGTTTCGATTACTACCAATGGGTTTTTATTAACTGAAAAGTTAGTAAAAAAACTAAACGAGGCTGGATTGAGTAATTTACAAATCAGTATCGATGCTTTAGATACCGATTCAACTGGTTATATTCAAAAATCACTCAAAAAATTACTGCCAAAATTAGAAATTTTACGAGAACACGCAAATTTTGACGTTCACGCCAATATAGTGTTATGCGAATCTACTAAATTAACTTTTATGGAGACTTTAAGCAAAATTCGCGCCTTTGGCTTTAATGTCTCAGTTGGTTTGATGCATGACGAAAAAGGACAAATTGAGATCGAAGGTGAGGAATATCTCAAGCTTTGGGACGAATATTTTACAACAAGTGGAGAACTATATCCCCTAAGCGATTATGATTATGGAAGA
This DNA window, taken from Pleurocapsa sp. FMAR1, encodes the following:
- a CDS encoding diflavin flavoprotein — translated: MKQTTIQPTAKKRDVQVAEIATNTQVLRSRTWDRLKFEVEYSRQKGTTSNSYLIQADKIALIDPPGQSFTQIYLDTLEQQLDLKKLDYIILQHVNPNRLATIQALAGQAPQAKIICSKPAVNALKGALMFPQRRSRIQVVRDNDTLDLGQGHQLKFISVTTPRWVDGLCTYDPQSKILYTDKFFGAHLCDDSIFDDHWKQLGIDRRFYFDCLHASQTKQLEAALAKFAPLTAKVYAPAHGSLVRYSLSRFSYDYQQWCQEKTAQEFKVVLLYASAYGSTATIANAIAHGLIQSGVAVESINCELVTSEEITTAIQACDGFIIGSPTLGGHAPTQIQTALGIVLATAAKTKLAGVFGSYGWSGEAIAMLENKLKDAHYSFGFEPIRVRFSPTTAILKECIQAGQEFTQRLKKSKKLRSPRQAVTEIQIDRTEQAVGRIVGSICVLTTCQDNNHRGVLTSWVSQATFNPPGVMVAVAESQNMDLISNPGDKFVLNILEEGRTIRRNFSNQSSDSFYNVTTKTATNGCLIIEEALANVECTVHSRLPSGDRTLIYAVVDQGEVSELNGITAIQHRKSGSHY
- a CDS encoding radical SAM protein, translating into MRVKQPLRSAIDLLFLKSPLEAQLIVTRRCNLSCGYCTEFDNYSSPVPLELLKERIDAIHRLRVVNTSLLGGEPLMHPDIVEIIKYSNRKNQVSITTNGFLLTEKLVKKLNEAGLSNLQISIDALDTDSTGYIQKSLKKLLPKLEILREHANFDVHANIVLCESTKLTFMETLSKIRAFGFNVSVGLMHDEKGQIEIEGEEYLKLWDEYFTTSGELYPLSDYDYGRKLLQGQKPKWKCRSGSRYLYVDEFGLVQYCSSQRDRLNKPLIEYSLGDLKQQSQQSKGCEEGCSIMCVYRDSMLDNEPKEILKGIYKVLSQKFLVPSKS
- a CDS encoding phosphate-starvation-inducible PsiE family protein, whose protein sequence is MYEPVDKPPTPWYKWLNNGGVIKVLEFIQDFIIISLCIGLFGFMTLQLREMFVSLLPPINFTQVTADILFILILVELFRLLIIYLQERRVSIGVAVEVSIVSVLREIIVKGILDIHWSQVLATCSFLLVLAVLLVVRVWLPPTFEGVDPEQKITERYKQKVGANGKTEY
- a CDS encoding cation:proton antiporter domain-containing protein — encoded protein: MITFAVFSLALKPIRDPVAVFLMILAIMLVAPLLFERFRLPGIVGLILAGVVFGPKGLGLLERNSNIILLGTIGLLFLMFMAGLETSLDDLKDNRDKAIIFGLATFLAPMIIGTAAMMLVGYGILPAILVASCFASHTLLALPILSKLGIMRSPAVNVTLGGTLITNVLALLVLAVVVKAFSGELTISFWLFLIPALTIYTLATLWGVPKIGRWFFAKFGHDESAEFIFVLATLFVVSYVAGLIEIEPIIGAFLAGIALTPLIPQLSPLMNRIQFIGNTLFVPFFLISVGMLIDPLILIREPKSLVIAAVMIVAELISKFLAAWGAGKWFGFKFPSTMVMFGLSIAQAASTLAAITVAYEIKLVDRTTVNGIVAMILFTCIASPLVTERWGRQITTAEKTPTAISKTKVLAQRVLVPVANPNNEDNLLNLALILAKTSNGILFPLNILSDRHEAVSLDARIQQRKLLETAETLAHAANATVETIARVDDGIDRGIVRTAIERDVSLVVCGWKGYSTYQDNFFGSVIDNVALQLPIPVLITRFVQPIANTARVFLTVTKRQALADEFEQTINIAQMLASELKTSLEVLVVVSKKQIQLTSKELAKLNQDVVIDQAQGNFIKEVSQKIHRDDLLLFPVKSTEARLRQRSAVGTIPEAIARSHNDVSILVIHFPMN